The following proteins are encoded in a genomic region of Stutzerimonas stutzeri:
- a CDS encoding threonine aldolase family protein: protein MTNANQQFASDNYSGICPEAWEAMARANQGHDRAYGDDQWTARAADHFRQLFETDCEVFFAFNGTAANSLALSSLCQSYHSVICGDIAHIETDECGAPEFFSNGSKLLVARTEQGKLTPAAIREIALKRKDIHYPKPRVVSITQATEIGTVYRPEALRAISDTCKELGLHLHMDGARFANACAFLGLSPAELSWKAGVDVLCFGGTKNGMAVGEAILFFNRELAEDFEYRCKQAGQLASKMRFLSAPWVGLLENQAWMKYAAHANSCAQLLASLISDVSGVELMFPVEANGVFINMPPLALEALRSRGWMFYTFIGVGGARFMCSWDTSEERVRQLAEDIRSVVLQNP, encoded by the coding sequence ATGACCAACGCCAATCAGCAATTTGCCAGCGACAATTACTCGGGCATCTGCCCGGAAGCCTGGGAAGCTATGGCCCGCGCCAACCAGGGGCATGACCGAGCGTACGGAGACGATCAATGGACGGCGCGCGCAGCCGATCATTTCCGCCAGCTGTTCGAAACCGATTGCGAAGTGTTCTTCGCGTTCAACGGCACCGCAGCCAATTCCCTGGCGCTGTCTTCGCTATGTCAGAGCTATCACAGCGTGATTTGCGGCGATATCGCCCATATCGAGACCGATGAGTGCGGCGCGCCGGAATTCTTTTCCAACGGCTCCAAACTGCTGGTTGCCCGCACCGAGCAAGGCAAGCTGACGCCTGCGGCCATTCGAGAAATCGCTCTCAAACGCAAAGACATTCATTACCCCAAGCCTCGGGTCGTCAGCATCACGCAAGCCACTGAAATCGGCACCGTGTACCGACCCGAAGCACTGCGCGCGATCAGCGATACCTGCAAGGAGCTGGGCTTGCATCTACACATGGACGGCGCGCGCTTCGCCAATGCCTGTGCATTCCTGGGGCTTTCGCCAGCCGAGCTGAGCTGGAAAGCAGGCGTGGACGTGCTCTGTTTCGGTGGTACGAAAAACGGCATGGCCGTCGGTGAAGCGATCCTGTTTTTCAATCGTGAGCTGGCCGAGGATTTCGAGTACCGCTGCAAGCAGGCCGGCCAGCTGGCATCCAAGATGCGTTTCCTGTCCGCACCCTGGGTCGGCTTGCTGGAAAACCAGGCATGGATGAAATACGCCGCCCATGCAAACAGTTGTGCGCAATTGCTCGCCAGCCTGATCAGCGACGTATCGGGCGTGGAGCTGATGTTTCCCGTCGAAGCCAATGGAGTGTTCATCAATATGCCGCCGTTGGCGCTGGAGGCCCTCAGGAGTCGCGGTTGGATGTTCTACACCTTTATCGGCGTCGGCGGCGCACGGTTCATGTGTTCCTGGGACACCAGCGAAGAGCGGGTGCGCCAACTGGCCGAGGATATTCGCAGCGTCGTCCTGCAGAACCCCTGA
- a CDS encoding DUF202 domain-containing protein, giving the protein MHLSFRRRLEPRTPPPPLHEDPGLQPERTSLAWGRTLLTMITVSALFLRWMPYHGTFVAMLVALSLATALGIWTTQRRRYARSASGVKSGRIQADAISIFWLGASVFVLGALGLYTVIFLPINR; this is encoded by the coding sequence ATGCACCTGTCCTTTCGCCGCCGCCTGGAGCCCCGAACGCCGCCACCGCCACTGCATGAAGACCCGGGCCTGCAACCCGAGCGCACATCGTTGGCCTGGGGCCGAACGCTGCTGACGATGATCACAGTCAGTGCCTTGTTTCTGCGCTGGATGCCGTATCACGGGACCTTCGTCGCCATGCTGGTCGCGCTTTCCCTGGCGACGGCACTGGGCATATGGACCACGCAGCGGCGGCGTTACGCCCGTAGCGCCAGCGGCGTGAAGAGCGGGCGCATCCAGGCCGATGCCATTTCGATTTTCTGGCTGGGCGCTTCGGTTTTCGTGCTCGGCGCACTGGGACTCTATACCGTAATTTTTTTGCCGATCAATCGCTGA
- a CDS encoding YidH family protein, with translation MERTRWSHRLLSGGKEPDPRFTLANERTFLAWIRTSLALLAGGVAVEAFAGGIFTLEVRKVLSVSLLLLAMFISSTACVRWLTIERAMRHSGPLPFPLLIPILSIGGTLVTLVLISFIALRG, from the coding sequence ATGGAGCGCACTCGCTGGAGTCACCGGTTGCTGTCTGGCGGAAAGGAGCCAGACCCGCGGTTTACGCTGGCCAACGAACGAACCTTCCTTGCCTGGATTCGTACATCATTGGCGCTGCTGGCCGGCGGGGTAGCGGTGGAGGCTTTTGCCGGCGGCATCTTCACGCTGGAAGTGCGCAAGGTTTTATCGGTTTCGTTGCTGCTGTTGGCCATGTTCATCAGCTCGACGGCGTGCGTACGCTGGCTCACCATTGAACGTGCCATGCGACACAGCGGGCCGTTGCCGTTCCCGTTGCTGATCCCGATTCTGTCCATCGGCGGCACATTGGTGACGCTGGTTCTGATCAGCTTCATCGCGCTTCGCGGTTGA
- a CDS encoding copper chaperone PCu(A)C, translating into MLLRLVTAFTLAATALTASADDHSHAHHTMTGAPVAEQVWSRAMPPTAPTGAVYFTLSNPGDAPDRLIGVKTARAERAELHAHVHEGDVMRMERIDSIEVPAGGEVSFQPGGNHVMLFKLSKPLVAGEHFPLTLIFEHAGEVSVDVAIEDQAPAPTDSAHQHH; encoded by the coding sequence ATGCTGCTTCGTCTGGTCACCGCTTTCACGCTCGCCGCGACCGCCTTGACTGCTTCGGCAGATGATCATTCCCACGCCCATCACACGATGACTGGGGCACCCGTTGCCGAGCAGGTCTGGTCGCGGGCCATGCCGCCGACGGCCCCAACCGGCGCGGTGTACTTTACCCTGAGCAACCCGGGCGACGCGCCGGACCGACTGATCGGGGTAAAAACCGCCCGGGCCGAACGAGCCGAGCTGCACGCGCATGTCCATGAAGGCGACGTGATGCGCATGGAGCGTATCGACTCGATCGAGGTGCCGGCTGGTGGTGAGGTCAGTTTCCAGCCAGGCGGCAATCACGTCATGTTGTTCAAACTGAGCAAGCCGCTGGTGGCCGGTGAGCACTTTCCACTCACGCTGATCTTCGAGCACGCCGGCGAGGTAAGCGTCGACGTGGCCATCGAGGATCAGGCCCCCGCTCCGACTGACAGCGCCCATCAACACCATTGA
- the gorA gene encoding glutathione-disulfide reductase has protein sequence MAYDFDLFVIGAGSGGVRAARFAAGYGARVAVAESRYLGGTCVNVGCVPKKLLVYGAHYAEELDQAQGYGWTIDGATFDWKTLIANKDREIERLNGIYRNLLVDSGVTLLQAHARLVDPHTVEVDGRQYSAEHILIATGGWPFVPDIPGHEHAITSNEAFYLDELPRRVLVVGGGYIAVEFASIFRGCGAETKLLYRGELFLRGFDGSLRDHLKDELIKKDIDLQFNTDIARIDKQPDGTLLAVLKDGRTLEADCILYATGRRPMLDGLGLEGLDVRLDDRGFIAVDDQYRTSTPSILAIGDVIGRIQLTPVALAEGMAVARRLFKPEEYRPVDYNTIATAVFSLPNMATVGLTEEEARKQGHKVVLFESRFRPMKLTMTGGLERSLMKLVVDADTDKVLGCHMAGPDAGEIMQGMAVALKAGATKRIFDDTVGIHPTAAEEFVTMRTPTGI, from the coding sequence ATGGCTTACGACTTCGATCTATTCGTCATCGGCGCTGGTTCCGGCGGCGTCCGTGCCGCCCGGTTTGCAGCGGGCTATGGTGCCCGCGTCGCGGTTGCCGAAAGCCGGTATCTGGGTGGCACTTGCGTGAACGTCGGCTGTGTGCCGAAAAAGCTACTGGTCTACGGCGCCCACTATGCCGAAGAGCTGGACCAAGCCCAAGGCTACGGCTGGACCATCGACGGCGCGACCTTCGACTGGAAGACGTTGATCGCCAACAAGGATCGCGAGATCGAACGCCTCAATGGCATTTACCGGAATCTGCTGGTCGACAGCGGCGTCACCTTGTTGCAAGCACATGCGCGGCTCGTCGACCCTCATACCGTTGAGGTCGACGGGCGCCAATACAGCGCCGAGCACATCCTGATTGCCACTGGCGGCTGGCCCTTCGTCCCGGATATACCGGGTCATGAACATGCCATCACCTCCAATGAAGCTTTCTATCTGGACGAACTGCCACGCCGCGTGCTGGTCGTCGGAGGTGGCTATATCGCTGTCGAGTTCGCCTCGATCTTCCGCGGCTGTGGCGCCGAGACCAAGCTGCTGTACAGGGGCGAGCTCTTCCTGCGCGGCTTCGATGGCTCGCTACGGGATCATCTGAAAGACGAGCTGATCAAGAAAGATATCGACCTGCAGTTCAACACCGACATTGCACGTATCGACAAACAGCCTGACGGCACCTTGCTCGCCGTTCTGAAGGACGGGCGCACGCTGGAAGCCGACTGCATCCTGTACGCCACCGGCCGGCGTCCGATGCTCGACGGCTTGGGGCTCGAGGGTCTCGATGTGCGGCTGGATGATCGTGGTTTCATCGCCGTGGATGATCAGTACCGGACATCGACACCCTCCATCCTGGCGATCGGCGATGTGATCGGTCGCATCCAGCTAACGCCTGTTGCGCTGGCCGAGGGCATGGCCGTGGCCCGCCGACTGTTCAAGCCCGAGGAATATCGCCCGGTCGACTACAACACCATCGCCACCGCGGTCTTCAGCCTACCGAACATGGCGACCGTCGGCCTGACCGAAGAAGAAGCGCGCAAGCAGGGCCACAAGGTGGTCTTGTTCGAGAGCCGGTTCCGACCGATGAAGCTGACCATGACCGGGGGGCTGGAGCGGAGCCTGATGAAGTTGGTGGTCGATGCCGACACGGACAAGGTGCTGGGTTGCCACATGGCAGGCCCCGATGCTGGCGAGATCATGCAGGGCATGGCCGTAGCGCTGAAGGCGGGCGCTACCAAGCGCATCTTCGACGACACGGTCGGTATTCATCCGACCGCCGCCGAGGAATTCGTGACCATGCGTACACCCACCGGCATCTGA
- a CDS encoding VOC family protein: MRPTLTHLALHVPDLDACIAFYAQFCGMHVFHERVGKGSRIVWMAEPGKERELIFVIMPGGQDRALAENDYSHFGFALASRGEVDAIADRARQAGCLIWEPRDEPYPVGYYCGVRDPAGNYVEFSYGQPLGPGAEEMPAP; the protein is encoded by the coding sequence ATGCGCCCTACCCTCACCCATCTCGCATTACACGTTCCGGACCTGGATGCCTGTATCGCCTTCTATGCCCAGTTTTGCGGCATGCATGTGTTTCACGAACGTGTCGGCAAGGGTTCGCGCATCGTCTGGATGGCCGAGCCCGGCAAGGAACGCGAGTTAATCTTCGTGATCATGCCCGGTGGGCAGGACCGCGCCCTGGCCGAGAATGACTACAGCCACTTCGGCTTCGCACTGGCCAGCCGCGGCGAAGTCGACGCCATCGCCGATCGCGCGCGCCAGGCGGGTTGTCTGATCTGGGAACCACGTGACGAGCCCTATCCGGTCGGCTATTACTGCGGCGTGCGCGATCCCGCCGGCAATTACGTGGAGTTCAGCTACGGACAGCCGCTCGGCCCGGGAGCGGAAGAAATGCCGGCCCCCTGA
- the galU gene encoding UTP--glucose-1-phosphate uridylyltransferase GalU yields MIKKCLFPAAGYGTRFLPATKAMPKEMLPVVNKPLIQYGVEEALSAGLNQISIVTGRGKRSLEDHFDISYELEHQIRNTDKEKYLVGIRKLIDECSFSYTRQVEMKGLGHAILSGRPLIGDEPFAVVLADDLCINLNGDPVLAQMVKLYNQFRCSIVAIQEVPPEETSKYGVIAGEMIRDDIFRVSHMVEKPKPEDAPSNLAIIGRYILTPDIFNLIEQTEPGKGGEIQITDALMRQAQDGCVLAYKFKGQRFDCGSAEGYIAATNFCYENFYLTGKAF; encoded by the coding sequence ATGATCAAGAAATGCCTTTTCCCTGCGGCCGGATATGGCACGCGTTTCCTCCCTGCCACCAAGGCCATGCCGAAGGAAATGCTGCCGGTAGTGAACAAGCCCCTGATTCAGTACGGGGTCGAGGAGGCGCTGTCGGCCGGGTTGAATCAGATTTCGATCGTAACCGGTCGCGGCAAGCGCTCGCTGGAAGACCACTTCGACATCAGCTATGAGCTCGAGCATCAGATTCGCAACACCGACAAGGAAAAGTACCTGGTTGGCATTCGCAAGCTGATCGACGAGTGCAGCTTTTCTTATACCCGCCAGGTCGAAATGAAGGGCTTGGGCCATGCCATTCTCAGCGGTCGCCCGCTGATCGGTGACGAACCCTTCGCTGTGGTGCTGGCGGACGACCTTTGCATCAACCTCAATGGCGATCCGGTCCTGGCGCAGATGGTCAAGCTGTACAACCAGTTCCGCTGCTCGATCGTGGCGATCCAGGAAGTACCGCCGGAAGAAACCAGCAAGTACGGTGTGATCGCCGGCGAGATGATCCGGGACGACATCTTCCGGGTCAGCCACATGGTGGAAAAACCGAAGCCGGAAGATGCGCCGTCGAACCTGGCGATCATCGGTCGCTATATCCTGACGCCGGACATCTTCAACCTGATCGAGCAGACCGAACCAGGTAAAGGCGGCGAGATCCAGATCACCGACGCCCTGATGCGCCAAGCGCAGGACGGTTGCGTACTGGCGTACAAGTTCAAGGGGCAGCGTTTCGACTGCGGTAGCGCCGAGGGCTACATCGCCGCCACCAACTTCTGCTACGAGAACTTCTACCTGACCGGTAAAGCGTTCTAA
- a CDS encoding methyl-accepting chemotaxis protein, whose protein sequence is MNTTSPARQMSVQSKINLALLVVFALVLAASLLHSADSEKDLVLQVVEQQTKDTADSYFDSINTMMLTGTMAQREVLRDKLLARPGVIDARIVRGEPVTKVFGPGLAHEAPVDEKDRAALEGKSTMEVSDGKNGRILTVINPILAHQDYRGTNCLSCHQVPENTVMGAVRISYDLSALDGEVNRNVMTSAGIQLALLLIGLVVMGYIIRRVIINRINDMRHTMEAMTQDEDLSRIVAVHAEDEVGAMGHAFNHMIGKFRHSLEAVAKVTHQLGEVSDRVSSVAEKTHSAVLAQRSETDMVASAMNEMSATVQEVAQHASQTAAASSGADEQSKAGVTLATEALDGIDGLIREIEQAAQVIKQVETDATSIGMVLGVINGIAEQTNLLALNAAIEAARAGEQGRGFAVVADEVRTLASRTQQSTGDIQATIEQLQHGVRNAVKVMQGARERANAGSTCVAKAAQSLNGIAGEVGTINDMNMQIATAAEEQSAVAEEINRNITTISNIADTTAADAQQTSQISDELVHLATELNRLVGQFRL, encoded by the coding sequence ATGAACACCACCTCTCCCGCTCGACAAATGTCCGTCCAGTCGAAGATCAACCTGGCTTTGCTGGTGGTGTTCGCCCTGGTTCTGGCCGCCTCCCTCCTGCACTCGGCGGACTCGGAAAAGGACCTCGTGCTACAGGTCGTCGAGCAGCAGACCAAGGACACCGCCGACTCCTATTTCGACAGCATCAACACCATGATGCTCACCGGGACCATGGCCCAGCGCGAGGTGTTGCGCGACAAGCTGCTGGCTCGCCCTGGCGTCATCGATGCCCGCATCGTACGCGGCGAGCCGGTCACCAAGGTCTTCGGCCCTGGCCTCGCCCATGAGGCACCGGTCGACGAGAAAGACCGCGCCGCGCTGGAAGGCAAATCGACAATGGAGGTGAGTGACGGCAAGAACGGCCGCATTCTCACCGTGATCAACCCCATCCTCGCCCACCAGGATTACCGTGGCACCAACTGCCTGTCGTGCCATCAGGTACCCGAAAATACGGTGATGGGCGCGGTGCGGATCAGTTATGACCTGTCCGCACTCGATGGGGAGGTCAACCGTAACGTGATGACCTCGGCCGGCATTCAGCTGGCACTGTTGCTGATCGGTCTGGTGGTGATGGGCTACATCATTCGCCGGGTAATCATCAACCGCATCAACGACATGCGGCACACCATGGAGGCGATGACCCAGGATGAGGATCTGAGCCGCATCGTCGCCGTTCATGCCGAGGACGAAGTGGGCGCCATGGGCCATGCGTTCAACCACATGATCGGCAAGTTCCGCCACAGTCTCGAGGCGGTGGCCAAGGTGACTCACCAGCTCGGCGAAGTATCGGATCGGGTTTCCAGCGTCGCCGAGAAGACCCATTCGGCCGTGCTCGCTCAGCGCAGCGAAACCGACATGGTGGCCTCGGCCATGAACGAGATGAGCGCAACCGTGCAGGAAGTCGCACAGCACGCCAGCCAGACCGCTGCCGCCTCCAGCGGCGCCGATGAACAATCGAAAGCCGGCGTCACCCTGGCGACCGAAGCCCTGGACGGCATCGACGGGTTGATCCGCGAAATCGAGCAAGCGGCGCAGGTAATCAAGCAGGTCGAGACCGACGCGACATCCATCGGCATGGTCCTCGGCGTCATCAACGGCATCGCCGAGCAGACGAACCTGCTGGCCCTCAACGCGGCCATCGAAGCCGCCCGCGCCGGCGAGCAGGGCCGTGGCTTTGCGGTGGTCGCCGACGAGGTCCGGACACTCGCGTCGCGGACGCAGCAATCGACCGGTGATATCCAGGCGACCATCGAACAGCTGCAGCATGGCGTGCGCAATGCGGTGAAGGTCATGCAAGGCGCCCGGGAGCGCGCCAATGCCGGATCGACCTGTGTTGCCAAAGCCGCGCAGAGCCTCAACGGCATCGCCGGAGAAGTCGGCACCATCAACGATATGAACATGCAGATCGCCACGGCCGCCGAGGAGCAAAGCGCCGTCGCCGAAGAGATCAACCGCAACATCACCACCATCAGCAACATCGCCGACACCACGGCTGCCGATGCACAGCAGACATCGCAGATCAGCGACGAGCTCGTGCACCTGGCCACGGAGCTCAATCGGCTGGTTGGACAGTTCCGCCTCTGA
- the hemN gene encoding oxygen-independent coproporphyrinogen III oxidase, with protein MDQTPSFNRALVEKYDRPGPRYTSYPTAPQFHQAFAMDDYRSAAQATNEAASPKPLSVYIHIPFCKSLCYYCACNKIITHKTDRAVEYLDYLKREIKMQAALFDRSRKLTQLHLGGGTPTYLSSEQLADLMAALHEAFNMDDSDNHEFSLEVDPRTVTPEQIHQLRALGFNRLSFGVQDFDEQVQIAVNRIQTEEQTRDLVQAARDARFKSISVDLIYGLPLQTVESFNVTLDKIIDIRPDRIAAYSYAHLPDLVRAQKLIRPEDMPPPERKLELLELTIRKLTEAGYIYIGMDHFSLPDDELALARANGTLQRNFQGYSTHADCDLIGLGISSIGKVGDSYSQNVKELSQYYARLNEGLLPVHRGYKLSEDDRLRRDVIISLMCHGRIDFSEIEQRSGIDFRDYFADSLAKLDEHVADGLVEITDDAVLLLPQGHLMMRNVAMAFDAYLGGEQRGRFSRTV; from the coding sequence ATGGACCAAACGCCGAGCTTTAACCGCGCCCTGGTCGAGAAATACGACCGTCCCGGTCCTCGCTATACCTCCTACCCGACCGCGCCGCAGTTCCACCAGGCCTTCGCCATGGACGATTACCGCAGCGCCGCGCAAGCCACTAACGAAGCCGCTTCGCCCAAGCCACTGTCGGTCTACATCCATATCCCGTTCTGCAAGAGCCTTTGTTACTACTGCGCCTGCAACAAGATCATCACCCACAAGACCGACCGCGCCGTCGAATACCTCGACTACCTGAAGCGCGAGATCAAGATGCAGGCTGCGCTGTTCGACCGTTCGCGCAAGCTGACGCAGCTGCACCTCGGCGGCGGTACGCCGACCTACCTCAGCAGCGAGCAGCTGGCCGACCTGATGGCCGCGCTGCACGAGGCGTTCAACATGGACGACAGCGATAACCATGAGTTCTCGCTGGAAGTCGACCCGCGTACCGTCACGCCCGAGCAGATCCATCAGCTGCGCGCGCTGGGTTTCAATCGCCTCAGCTTCGGCGTGCAGGATTTCGACGAGCAGGTCCAGATTGCGGTGAACCGCATCCAGACCGAAGAGCAGACGCGCGACCTGGTCCAGGCGGCGCGCGATGCCCGGTTCAAGTCGATCAGCGTCGATCTGATCTACGGCCTGCCGCTGCAAACGGTGGAGAGTTTCAACGTCACCCTGGACAAGATCATCGACATCCGCCCTGATCGCATCGCCGCGTACAGCTATGCGCATCTGCCGGATCTGGTGCGCGCTCAGAAGCTGATCCGCCCTGAGGACATGCCGCCGCCGGAGCGCAAGCTGGAACTGCTGGAGCTGACCATCCGGAAGCTGACCGAGGCCGGCTACATCTATATCGGCATGGACCATTTCTCGCTGCCCGACGACGAGTTGGCCCTGGCGCGCGCCAACGGCACGCTGCAGCGTAACTTCCAGGGTTATTCCACCCACGCCGACTGCGATCTGATCGGCCTTGGCATCTCCTCCATCGGCAAGGTCGGCGACAGCTACAGCCAGAACGTGAAGGAGCTGTCGCAGTACTACGCTCGCCTGAACGAGGGCCTGCTGCCGGTGCACCGGGGCTACAAGCTCAGCGAGGACGACCGCTTGCGCCGCGACGTGATCATCTCGCTGATGTGTCATGGGCGCATCGATTTCAGTGAGATCGAACAGCGCTCCGGCATCGACTTCCGTGACTATTTCGCCGATTCGCTGGCCAAGCTGGACGAGCATGTCGCCGATGGTCTGGTGGAGATCACCGACGATGCCGTGCTCTTGCTGCCCCAGGGGCATTTGATGATGCGCAACGTCGCCATGGCCTTCGATGCCTACCTCGGCGGCGAGCAGCGCGGTCGCTTCTCCCGCACCGTCTGA
- a CDS encoding VRR-NUC domain-containing protein, with product MRQALENPFYYLENFRQVLAWIGERHGDLLVDQERAFLDRFNDVPQASQALLVRMVMRKGTLFRASKLRYAEIGCPLEAATALIDQGWIDADPTLDLVQLFALLNKDELIQIFGAAAGRSQRKADLLQALLAEQTQPRSFGNWCEALGERAFGLNIGEFCDRLRLMFFGNIHQDWTEFVLADLGIFRYEQVSFSPASRAFQSREDVNAYLHLHRCRERFEAGEALDEVVADIPRLPYANEWLEHRRGKLLLSIGRQCERIGDLSQALRLHAANGYPGARERAIRVLERCDQPEAALRLANEAHAAPESEHEAQQLQRILPRLRRALGEPVVRRSAVSEAERIDLVIDRQPGLSVEQAVREHLSRSEAPVYYVENALINSLLGLLCWDAIFAPLPGAFFHPFHAAPADLARPDFYARRAGLFDECLAKLGTDEYRECIRRVFREKFGIQSQFVSWGLLDEQLLEDALSCVPSEHLRVCFQRILRDVPNHRSGLPDLIQFWPGERRYRLIEVKGPGDRLQDNQKRWIDFALRHGIPIAVCYVQWTEDFP from the coding sequence ATGCGCCAGGCCCTGGAAAATCCCTTCTACTACCTAGAGAACTTTCGACAGGTACTTGCCTGGATCGGTGAGCGCCATGGCGACCTGCTGGTCGACCAGGAGCGCGCGTTTCTGGATCGTTTCAACGACGTCCCGCAAGCCTCGCAAGCGCTGCTGGTTCGCATGGTGATGCGCAAGGGCACCTTGTTCCGTGCCAGCAAGTTGCGTTATGCCGAGATCGGCTGTCCGCTGGAAGCTGCCACCGCCCTGATCGATCAGGGCTGGATCGACGCCGACCCGACGCTGGATCTGGTTCAGCTGTTCGCCCTGCTCAATAAAGACGAGCTGATCCAGATATTTGGCGCCGCAGCGGGCCGCAGCCAGCGCAAAGCCGATCTGTTACAGGCGTTGCTGGCCGAGCAAACCCAGCCCCGGTCGTTCGGCAACTGGTGTGAGGCACTCGGCGAACGTGCGTTCGGGCTGAACATCGGCGAGTTCTGTGACCGGCTACGGCTGATGTTCTTCGGCAACATCCATCAGGACTGGACCGAGTTCGTGCTCGCCGACCTGGGCATCTTTCGCTATGAGCAGGTGAGCTTCTCGCCAGCGTCTCGCGCGTTTCAAAGCCGTGAAGACGTCAACGCCTATTTGCACCTGCACCGTTGCCGCGAACGTTTCGAGGCAGGTGAGGCGCTGGACGAGGTCGTGGCCGATATTCCTCGCCTGCCCTACGCCAACGAGTGGCTGGAGCATCGCCGCGGCAAGTTGCTGCTGAGCATTGGCCGCCAGTGCGAACGTATTGGCGACCTGAGCCAGGCGCTGCGTCTGCACGCGGCCAACGGTTATCCCGGCGCGCGCGAACGGGCGATCAGAGTGCTCGAACGTTGCGATCAACCCGAAGCCGCGTTGCGTCTGGCGAACGAGGCGCATGCCGCTCCGGAAAGCGAACATGAAGCTCAGCAGTTGCAGCGCATTCTGCCGCGGCTGCGTCGTGCGCTCGGCGAGCCCGTGGTACGTCGCAGCGCTGTGTCCGAAGCCGAACGCATCGACCTTGTCATCGACCGACAGCCTGGTTTGAGCGTTGAACAAGCCGTGCGGGAGCATCTGTCGCGCAGCGAGGCGCCGGTCTACTACGTCGAAAATGCCTTGATCAATTCGCTCCTGGGTCTGCTGTGCTGGGATGCGATCTTCGCGCCGCTGCCGGGCGCGTTCTTCCATCCGTTCCACGCGGCACCGGCGGACCTGGCAAGGCCGGACTTCTATGCCCGTCGCGCCGGGCTGTTCGATGAATGCCTGGCCAAGCTGGGCACCGATGAATACCGCGAATGCATTCGTCGGGTGTTCCGCGAGAAGTTCGGCATTCAATCGCAGTTCGTCAGCTGGGGGCTACTCGACGAGCAACTGCTCGAAGACGCACTGTCTTGCGTGCCCTCCGAGCACCTGCGCGTGTGTTTTCAGCGCATCCTGCGAGACGTACCGAACCACCGCAGCGGGTTACCAGACCTGATTCAGTTCTGGCCTGGCGAGCGGCGCTACCGGCTGATCGAAGTGAAGGGCCCCGGCGATCGTCTTCAGGATAACCAGAAGCGCTGGATAGACTTCGCTCTGCGCCACGGCATACCCATCGCCGTCTGCTACGTGCAATGGACCGAGGACTTCCCTTGA